From a region of the Sesamum indicum cultivar Zhongzhi No. 13 linkage group LG3, S_indicum_v1.0, whole genome shotgun sequence genome:
- the LOC105156848 gene encoding probable bifunctional TENA-E protein yields the protein MEGSDRAAMTDTWLKKHRLLYVGATRHPFVLGIRDGSVDFTSFKRWLGQDYIFVRAFVPLVASLLLKAWKESDDNSDVDVILGGIAALNDEIAWFKKEASKWGIALNSVVPHQTNLDYCRFLESLTSPDVEYTLAITAFWAIEAVYQESFAHCLEDGSKTPEELKETCQRWGNDGFGQYCRALQNIANRRLEKASDDVLAKAEVNILRILEHEVEFWNMSHGV from the exons ATGGAGGGAAGTGACAGAGCGGCGATGACGGACACATGGCTGAAGAAGCACCGTCTGCTCTATGTGGGAGCCACCCGACACCCTTTCGTTCTTGGAATCCGCGACGGCTCTGTCGACTTCACTTCCTTCAAGCGGTGGctg GGACaggattatatatttgttagagCTTTTGTCCCACTCGTTGCAAGTTTATTGCTAAAAGCTTGGAAGGAATCAGATGATAATTCGGATGTAGATGTAATTCTGGGTGGCATAGCTGCTTTGAATGATGAGATTGCATGGTTCAAAAAGGAGGCTTCCAAGTGGGGTATTGCTTTGAACAGTGTTGTGCCTCACCAGACTAACCTAGATTACTGCAG ATTCTTGGAAAGCTTAACGAGCCCAGATGTGGAATACACGCTGGCCATAACAGCATTCTGGGCAATTGAGGCTGTTTATCAAGAGAGCTTTGCCCACTGCTTAGAAGACGGCTCTAAAACTCCAGAAGAACTGAAAGAGACTTGTCAACGGTGGGGCAATGATGGTTTTGGTCAGTATTGCCGTGCCCTCCAAAACATAGCAAATCGTCGTTTGGAGAAGGCATCTGATGATGTGTTAGCAAAAGCTGAGGTTAACATATTAAGAATTCTCGAGCATGAAGTAGAATTTTGGAACATGAGTCACGGGGTTTGA
- the LOC105156850 gene encoding serine carboxypeptidase-like 50 — protein sequence MESPPPRHVNLILLFLSVIIAAVLRHASAAVAYPKEALPTKSGYLTVNSTTGSSIFYTFYEAQNSDKNTSISDTPILIWLQGGPGCSSMLANLYELGPWLVNQDLSLEPNPGSWNRIFGLLFLDNPIGTGFSFAASSQEIPRNQHDVAKHLFLAIKKFVALDGSFKSRAIYITGESYAGKYLPALGYYILKKNSLLSSDKRVNLAGVAIGNGLTDPEIQVATHAVNAYNLGLINEKQKTVLDKIQLEAVRFVRSGSWKEATDARKRVLNTLTNMTGLATLYDFRRLIPYQDDLVAKFLNNAEVKKALGAKESLVFQVCSDVVGEALNDDVMKSVRYMVEFLVTKTKLLLYQGQCDLRDGVVSTLAWMKKMKWEGIGEFLEAERKVWRVDGKLAGYVQKWESLSHVVVLNAGHLVPTDQPMNSQLMIEDWVMQRGLFADDKIEIPTNFRGTF from the coding sequence ATGGAGTCCCCTCCACCACGACACGTCAACCTCAtcctcctcttcctctccGTCATCATCGCTGCCGTCCTCCGCCATGCATCCGCCGCCGTAGCATACCCCAAAGAAGCCCTCCCCACCAAATCAGGCTACTTAACAGTCAACTCCACCACTGGCTCATCCATTTTCTACACCTTTTATGAAGCACAAAATTCCGACAAGAACACATCAATCTCCGACACTCCAATCCTTATTTGGCTTCAAGGAGGGCCGGGCTGTTCTTCCATGTTAGCCAACTTATATGAGCTGGGTCCGTGGCTGGTGAACCAAGATCTTTCACTTGAGCCCAATCCAGGTTCTTGGAACAGGATTTTTggccttctttttcttgataatcCTATAGGTACAGGATTCAGTTTTGCTGCTTCATCTCaagaaattccaagaaaccaacATGATGTAGCCAAACACCTCTTTCTAGCAATCAAGAAGTTTGTTGCGTTGGATGGGTCATTCAAGTCTAGGGCAATTTACATAACTGGTGAGAGTTATGCTGGGAAATATTTGCCTGCGCTTGGATATTACATTCTGAAGAAGAATTCTCTTTTGTCTAGTGATAAAAGGGTGAACTTGGCTGGTGTTGCTATTGGAAATGGACTAACTGATCCTGAGATTCAAGTGGCTACTCATGCTGTCAATGCTTATAATTTGGGTCTGATaaatgaaaagcaaaagaCCGTTTTGGACAAGATTCAGTTGGAGGCTGTCAGATTTGTAAGAAGTGGTAGCTGGAAAGAGGCAACAGATGCAAGAAAAAGAGTGCTAAATACATTGACAAACATGACTGGCTTGGCAACTTTGTATGATTTTAGGAGGCTGATTCCTTATCAAGATGATTTAGTGGCTAAATTCTTGAACAATGCTGAGGTGAAGAAGGCATTAGGAGCAAAAGAATCCTTGGTTTTCCAGGTGTGTAGCGACGTGGTGGGTGAGGCGTTGAACGATGATGTGATGAAGAGTGTGAGGTATATGGTGGAATTCTTGGTTACCAAGACGAAACTGTTGTTGTATCAAGGACAGTGTGATTTGAGAGATGGGGTGGTGTCTACTTTAGCTTggatgaagaagatgaagtgGGAAGGGATCGGCGAGTTCCTGGAGGCAGAAAGGAAGGTCTGGAGGGTGGATGGGAAGCTTGCTGGTTATGTGCAGAAATGGGAGAGTCTGAGCCATGTTGTGGTGTTGAATGCTGGTCATCTTGTGCCTACTGATCAGCCTATGAATTCACAGCTTATGATTGAAGATTGGGTTATGCAGAGGGGATTGTTTGctgatgataaaattgagatcCCTACTAATTTCAGAGGCACCTTTTGA
- the LOC105156851 gene encoding DNA-directed RNA polymerases II, IV and V subunit 9A gives MSTMKFCRECNNILYPKEDKEQKILLYACRNCDHQEVADNNCVYRNEIHHSVGERTQVLQDVAADPTLPRTKSVRCASCGHGEAVFFQATARGEEGMTLFFVCCNPNCGHRWRD, from the exons ATGAGTACCATGAAATTTTGCCGTGAATG caataatattttgtacccGAAGGAAGACAAAGAGCAGAAGATTCTGCTTTACGCTTGCCGCAATTGTGATCATCAG GAGGTTGCTGATAACAATTGTGTCTACAGAAATGAGATACACCATTCTGTGGGAGAGCGCACCCAAGTCTTGCAAGATGTAGCTGCAGATCCAACACTTCCACGTACAAAATCAGTGCGTTGTGCCAGTTGTGGTCATGGAGAAGCTGTTTTCTTTCAG GCGACTGCTAGGGGAGAAGAAGGAATGACATTGTTCTTCGTTTGCTGCAACCCAAATTGTGGTCATCGCTGGAGGGATTAA
- the LOC105156853 gene encoding zinc finger CCHC domain-containing protein 10: protein MSGNKDDGAAQDAAERIKAAALSAAKGLSRAQAERAAAAAARNVNAYGQKEEGPSRWQERKEAKRQMYLMSTEKQVRLGERKDLKSSTTTLGAASQCQKCFQTGHWTYECKNERVYISRPSRTQQLKNPKLRMKFSISYYLDNPDVQVTETSEKREKKSKRKHKSDTESDNDSEASVFESDSGASSVTGSDDSSGESESSYSSSTDSEEERRRRRRNKKKKQRKRRHRRYSSSSESSDSYSDSDSDSEDKSSRRKGKSRRHGRKR, encoded by the coding sequence ATGTCGGGCAATAAAGATGATGGTGCTGCTCAGGATGCTGCAGAAAGAATAAAGGCTGCTGCTTTATCAGCTGCAAAGGGTCTCAGCCGTGCCCAGGCTGAGCGTGCAGCTGCTGCGGCTGCCCGGAATGTGAACGCATATGGGCAGAAGGAAGAGGGGCCTAGTAGATGGCAAGAGAGGAAAGAAGCCAAGAGGCAAATGTATTTGATGAGTACTGAGAAACAAGTGAGATTGGGTGAACGTAAGGATCTCAAGAGCTCAACAACGACCCTTGGGGCAGCTTCACAGTGCCAGAAGTGCTTCCAAACGGGACATTGGACTTATGAGTGCAAGAATGAGAGGGTTTATATCTCAAGACCATCACGGACGCAGCAACTGAAGAACCCAAAACTTAGAATGAAGTTCTCGATTTCGTACTATTTGGACAACCCAGATGTTCAGGTGACCGAAACGAGCGAAAAACGTGAGAAGAAGAGTAAGAGGAAGCATAAATCTGACACCGAGTCTGACAATGATAGTGAGGCTTCAGTTTTTGAATCTGACAGTGGTGCATCCTCTGTTACGGGATCAGATGATTCTTCGGGGGAGAGTGAGTCAAGCTATAGCTCGTCCACTGATTCCGAGGAGgaaaggaggaggagaaggaggaacaaaaagaagaaacagaggAAGAGAAGGCATCGGAGGTACAGCTCCTCATCTGAATCTTCGGATTCATACTCAGATTCGGACTCTGACTCTGAGGATAAGAGCAGTCGGAGAAAGGGCAAGAGCAGGAGGCATGGCAGAAAGCGCTGA